The window TATGCAGGGGTCTCCCCAAACTCCGTATTGTGAGTTTGTTAGGTTAAACCTCGTCCAGTTATATCCGCTGTTTGTCGAATAATAAGCCGAACTTATGTTTGTTCCCGCGACAACCTGATTTAAGTTCTTAGGATTAATACAGATTGAAGGTTCATTCGGCGAGTTTGTTGTGCTGATTGTTATGTTCGTGTATTGGGAAAACACTGCTGATGTAAGCCCCAACATCAGTAAAAGAATAAGTAGATTTTTCATTTATAAAATTTTTATTGAATCAAATTGCTAAATTTAAACGACTTTTGAAACAGATTAATCTGTCACAATATTTGCTAAAAAACTGCACTGCCTAGCAGCAATTCATCTATAAGTTTCCTTATTTCTTCAATCCTCTCATCTTCCTCTTTTGAATTTAGATTCACTTGTACTATCAGCCTTTTCTTGTTGTTCACAAAATTAAACTTATTCGATTTCGCTGCTGAAAGCTTCTTTATAAGATTGTCAAAAAAATCACTCGTAAATATTCTGTGCCCCTTTTCCTCTGGGAAATACAGCAGCATCTCATCCCCGCTTATATTTATCTTCTCAAGCCCTATCTCTGTTGCTCTTATTTTTATCTCTATCACTCTAAGCAGGTTGCCGACCTCATAGGAATACCCTCCGAACCTGTCCTTTAATTCTTCCTCAATTACTTTCAGCTCTGATTTATTCTTCACTTCATACAATCTCTTATATATATTAAGTCTTTCCGTGTCATTCTCCACGTAATCTTCAGGTATCAAAGCATTAAAATCATTCTCTATCACAGCTGGTACATACTCCTCGCGTTTCTTTATCTTGTCGCTTATCTTCTTAAGCGATTCTTCTTCTTTAAATATTTCTTTGAATTCATTCTCTTTTAATTCTGATACTGCTTCATCAATAATATCAATAAACATCTCAAACCCCATCTGATGGACAAACCCGCTCTGGTCCTTTCCCAGCAGATTCCCTACTCCTCTTATTTCCATATCCCTCATCGCAAGATTAAATCCCGAACCAAGCTCCGTATATTCTTCAATTGCCTGTAGTCTCCTTATCGCCGTCTTTGTAAGTTTACCTGCGGGCGGCGATATAAAATACGCATACGCCTGAGTATCACTCCTTCCGACCCTTCCCCTTAACTGATATAACTCTGAAAGCCCGTACATGTTAGCATTATTAATAATTATTGTGTTAACATTTGGAATATCCAACCCGGATTCAATTATCTTTGTGCAGAATAGAACGTTTAGTTTCTTCTCGATAAAATCAACTACCACATCTTCAAGTTCAACACCGTCCATCTGCCCGTGTGCAATTCCACACTTAGCATATGGGATATATTCCTTTAGTTTATCCGCATAGTCATACAATTCTGATATCTTGTCATTTACAAAGTATACCTGCCCCCCTCTTTCAATCTCTTTCTTTATAATATCAGCAATCATTGACCACTTGAAACTTATTATCTCAGTAATAATTGGTTTTCTGTTCTTTGGCGGTGTATTTATCACGGATAAATCCCTCGCTCCCAGCAGTGAAAAATTCAATGTTCTCGGTATCGGTGTTGCTGTTAGTGTTAAAGTATCAATATTTGGCTGCAACGCCCTCAACTTTTCCTTTGCCTTCACACCAAACCTCTGCTCTTCATCGATTATCAATAGTCCCAAATCCTTAAACTTAATATCTTTTGAAAGTATCCTATGCGTACCTATCAAAATATTAACCTTACCCTCAGCAAGATTCTCAAGTATTTCCTTCTGTTCCTTTCTCTTTTGCATCCTTGAAATTACCTGAACCTCTACTGCAAATGCATTCAATCTGTCCCTGAATGTATTATAATGCTGAACAGCAAGTATAGTAGTAGGTACAAGCACTGCAACTTGTTTATTATCCAGCACAGATTTGAAAGCCGCCCTGACTGCAACTTCTGTCTTGCCAAATCCTACATCTCCGCAAACGAGCCTGTCCATTGGATTAACATTCATCATATCGTTCTTTACATCTTCAGTTGCTGAAAACTGGTCTGGTGTATCTTCATACATAAAACTCGCTTCCAGTTCTCTCTGCCAGTGGGAATCAGGAGAAAATGAATGGCCGGTCGCTGACTTCCTCTTTGCATAAAGAAGAATTAAATCTCTCGCAATATCTTTAACCTTCTTCTTTGCATTTTCTTTTACCTTTAACCACTCACCGCCCCCAAGCCTTGTAAGCTTTGGAGAAACACCTTCGCCGGCAGAATACTTATTTATAAGATTAACGTAATTCAGATTAAGAAATATTACATCACCTCCCGCATATGAAAGCTTCGCTACTTCCTGTTGATTATTTCCTACTTTTATTTTTCTAAGCCCTGAATACACACCTACCCCGAAATCCCTGTGAACGACATAATCACCAAGTTTTAGTTCTTTTACCTCATCGAAAGTCATTCCGCGAAATCTTCTCTTCCGCTTCTTGGTCTGTCGGAAATACCTTCCGAATATCTGATGCTCTGTATATACAATCAGTTTCTCAGACGGATAGATAAACCCTTCTTGTAGTGATTCATCACAGAATATAATTTTATCAGATACTTTTTCCTGTATCTTTTCCTCAATTAAATAATCCTCTTCAGCATCAAAGATGAGACTCTTGAGCCTGTCGGACTGATGAATATCTGAGCTTAATAAGAAAACTGTATATCCTTTCGATATATTTTCTTGAAGGTTGTTGAATAGTAATTTCACATTAGAATTAAAATCAGGCTGAACCCTGCCGCCAAAATCATGTGAAGCATCAGTTCTAAACGCAGATATATAAATCTTCTTGTTCCGCTTTATTTTATCCCAAAAATCCTCATCAGTTATTGTATCCCTCTCATCAACTAAAATTATCGTATCTTCAGCAATATAATCTGCTATCGAATACTCACCGTTTTCATCTTCGTTACTCTCATCCCGAAAGCTGAGGTTTATTCCTATCGTTACTTCATTCAGCTCCTTTAACGAACGCTGACTCCTTATGTCAAACTCTCTTATAGACTCAATGTTCTCCCCAAAGAACTCAAGCCGAATCGGAGAGTCATAATGCTCAGGGAATAAATCAATTATCCCTCCTCTAACGGAATAATCCCCAACCTCATCAACAAAGTCTCTCTTAACAAATTTATATTCTTCAAGCTTCTGTGTCAGTTCTTCAAACAGGAATTCATCGTTTTTCTTTAGAGTTAAAAGAGACTCCTTGTACTTTGATTTACCGATTAGCTTTTTCGGTAGCGAATCTGTATGTACGAGTACAATGAAATCATTTGAATTTGATAGAAAGTTAAGTGTTCGTGTGTGTTCTTCGCTTTCTGTATTCTTATCTTTTGAATAGATTGACACGTTATCTGTATCTGCAATTGTATCAATGTCACCTTTTATCTTATATATCTTATCAATATATGAAGAGATAAATATTACCTTTTGATATTGTTCTTTCTGCAGGTATGAAATAAAAAATGACAATAGCGAGCTGCTCAAACCGGTAACGAATCGTTCCCTGTCTGTTGAATTAATGCTATCTTTAAATAACATCGAATCGTTAACTAACTTTCTTATCTTATCAATCATAATAAATTAAAGCTGTATATCTTTATCAATTAAAGCTTAGCCCAGATTAATCTTTTGAGCTGTGATATTGCTTAAATCTATAAACTCTCTTACTGTTAGCGACTCTGCCCTTCGTGAGAAATCAAAGTCATAATCATTAATATTCAACGAATATTTCTCAAAGAAATCATTAAGTGAGTTCTTTAACGTCTTTCTCCTTTTACTGAAAGCACTTCTAACAAACTCTTTAAACACATTAATATTATCAATCCTGTTTTCACTTTCGCTGAACGTAATCCTTATTACGCTTGAAGTAACATCCGGTTTAGGAAAGAATGCTGTTGGCGGTACATTAAACAGTTGTTTAACTTTAGCCATTGCCTGAAATTGGACTGCGAGAATTCCATACTGCTTCGTATTAACATTTGCTACTAAACGTTCCGCCACCTCTCTTTGTATCATAATCACGCAAGAATTTATTTTAACCTTACTGTCCAAAAGTTTGAACAGAATACCTGAAGTAATATTATATGGAATATTCCCAATTACCTTTATATCTGAGCCCCTCAATTCCCTCGGAATATCTTCTTCAAAATCGAATTGAAGAAAATCTTTTACTGCTACATTATATCCCTTATTCTTCAATTCTTCAGATACTTTAGTATCAATCTCTACAGCAATAAATCTTTTCGTTTCCTTTGTTAGATGTTTTGTCAGCGCTCCCTGCCCGGGACCTATTTCTATTACTGTATCCTCTTCTTTTATCTCCAGCGATTTTACTATCTTTCTTGCTATGTTGTCATCCACAAGAAAATTTTGACCGAACCTTTTCTTAGGTTTATATTTCTCATATTTGCTCTTGCTCGAAAGCATTAAGGTGTAAGAATAAGAACTTTTACATCTTCCGAACTTCTTTTAAGCTCCTCTGAATCTAAATATACTTTCTTATACTCGGCATTTGACCATAACTTTGTCTGATTCGCGTAGTTCCTGTGCTCCGGTTGACCCGATTGTCCGGATGGCAGTACAGAGTAATAATACTTTGGTTCATTAAAATCAAAAACAAACCTCGTTGATGCTCCCACAAAACATTCGAACTCTTGTTTTTGTATTGCCTTTTGGAACGAATACTGTGTGTTATTAACTGTTGTACCGGTTCCGTTAACTTCAATAGGACCTATGTTAAGAGTTTTCCCCAACGCGGGTACACTTCCCATCGGATGTCTTATAATAACCTGGTGAACCTCACCCCATTCCCATGTCTCCGGCTCTGAAGATCCGAATCTTTCCACGCATTTACTAATAGCTGCTTTAAAAACTTTTTTTATTAATACATCCCTTGGTTCTTTTTTCGTTGAGTCTTTGGGATCTCCGATAATCCATGAAGAATTTTCCTTAAGAAGTTTTGAAGTGTTACGAATAGGTATATTATTCAAATATATATAATCAAAGAAAAGCTTTTCTCCAAGTTTATACTTATAAAGTTCTATGTAAAGCTGTAATTCAAATTCCGCAAATAGTGTGGCAAGGCCACTAAGCTTGTTCAGATTGTAATCCCATTTCTTTATCATATTTAATATCTTCATCTCCTCAGTAGTAACTTTTGATGAATCCTTGTATGCATCGAGTACATAACCGAAATATTCTTTTGCCTGAAGACTTACAACATCGTTCTGTAATAGTATAAAATCTTGAGAATTCATGCTCTGTTTCGATTTAAGAACTTCTTCAATTCTCTTTGCCCTGTATTGCGGTTCATATAGATTTGAGATGTAAATTTTTAAATCTTTCTCTGCTTTATTGTTTGCAGTTACTATAAAATTCTCCTGAGGATTATAAACCGAAGGCAAGTCTTCTTGATTTATAAAACCCTTCCATTCCATTTCCCCTAAATTTGGTACCGAACCATTGAGAACATAATCATTCTCTCTTATAGGAACCTTACCTGCCGCCTGATATCCTATATTTCCGTTTACATCAGCGTAAGTAAAATTTGATGCGGGTAATCCGAAACCACTAAGAGAAGACTTAAACTCTTTCCAGTTCCGGGAATGGTAAACATCATAAAATGCATTTATTTCATCGCTTAACTCGTACCCGGTCCATCGAAGTGTCAGTATTTCTTTATCATTTGTTTTAAAGTTGCTCTCTCCCGTAAATTGTACTTTTTCAAGTTTTGAAACGACCGGGCCTGCAATTGTATTGTAAATCGTGAGTGGGACCTCATCTTTAATATCTTTAATCTTAATATATTCTTCGGTGCTGTCTATATTGTAAAGAGTATTATTAAGTCTGTACTTGTTTGTATATACTGAATCCCTTTTAAGAATCATAAAATCCGAATCATCGTTCATTAGATTCGTTATTCCCCAGCTTATCTCACCGTTTGAACCTATAGCTACTCCCGGAGCTCCCGGAATAGAAAATCCGCATACAAATGTGTTGTCACCTTGATTTTTTAATACTACTTCATACCAATTTGAAGGAGCTTGTAAGACAAGATGCGGGTCGTTTGCAAGGATAGGTTTTCCACCCTCAGTTTTTACTCCATTCACAACCCAGGAATTACTTCCAATCTGTGTTCCCAGTAAACCAAAATAATTCCTATAGGAGATAACGCTCTCAAAAAACCCTCTGCCAAGTAATGCAAAATTACTCTTTCCAAAACCATTTGAATTTAAACTGCCGGAATTCTTTTTTTCTCCCTTTATAATAAATGGTCCGTCTTCGGGGTAATTAGGAAAAAAATCTTTTGCTTTTTCAAATCCGTATTTATTGGTGATTTCTCCGAACATATATTCTGTCATCCACGATAAATTTAACTGCCAGCCCATCATTCTTATCACCATGAGTGAATGCTCGGGTTTCCATTCTTCGGGTTTGTAATTCAGAATATCAAATTCCAGCGGAAGTTTTCTATTATTCTGACTTATAAATTCATTCACACCCTTTGAATAACTTGAGAGTATTTGTTTTGATTTTGGTGATATCCCTTCGTAAAGTGTGTATGCAAACCTCGATATTCCAATCGTCCTGAAAAGTTTATCATATTCAAGTACATCCATCCCAAATATTTCTGAAAGTCTTCCTTCGGCTATTCTTCTTATCAAATCCATTTGCCATAACCTGTCCTGTGCATGCATGTACCCGAGTGAAAAGAACAGGTCATCCTCATTGCTGCATGTAATATGCGGTACACCGTAGCTGTCAAAAACAATTTCAGAACTGTTTGTTAAACCTATTACAGATTTTTTACCGGTTTCATCATAAAATGATCTTTGTGTCAATTTATTAAACTGGTAATAGAGGGTAACACTGACTACGATTATAACTAAGACAGCACCTATTATATTATAAAGTATTTTGTTATCCTTGTAGTACATAAAGTTATAAAATTTTAAAAACAAACACTAAAATAAAGTGAAAAAGGACTATTAACACGATTAAGATGAGATAGTGCAATTTTTACTATGTCTTCTGCCAGTATATTTTATAGATTTGTCTGATTATTTTTGTTTTTTGGCTTTTATGCTTGTAATTTCTTAGTTATTTTAAAAATTGTTTAAAAAATTATTAAAATAAATTAATTCTTCTGAATATGAATAAGATGTTAATATCAATAATATTTGTTTTATCAGCCTTTAATATTGCTTTTCCGCAGTCCGGAAAACTGATTACCTACGTATCAGATGACAATCCTTCAGGTTATTTTCAGGTGTTTGTTATGAATGAAGACGGAAGTGAAAAGAAACAACTTTCTGATATGTTAGATCATTGTTACTTTCCGAGTTTATCCTCTGATGATAAAAAAGTGGTTTTTAACACTGAGAGCGGAATAATATATTATATTGATAATATAGACCAGGAAACACCCAGTCAGCCTATTTATGTCTTTACCGGAGAACATGCTTCATTTGCGAATGATGACCAGACAATAATCTTTAATTCAGATTTTGAGGGTGTTTTAACCATATACGCAATCGAATTAGGATTATCGGAACCTTTTATTATTTCAGATCTCGGATATTCAAACCAGCAGCTTCTTTCAAAAGACGGAACGAAAATTGTCTTTTCTTCTTTCTATCAGGGCGGTAAAGATGTTATTTTAATTGACTTCAGTGATACAACCGATAATAATGTTTATAAGATAAGTAATAATAATCATGCGAACTTATTTCCGGATATTAGTTCTGATAATATGTTAATAACATGGGCGGCATTTGACAACAATCTACAGGGAACAATTAATATTCTTAATGATGGGAATGAAATTGCATTATCAAAAGGTGTTGAAAGTGCCAACAGACCTAAGTTCTCACCGGATGTCAAGAAAATTGCTTTTGTTGCTATTACAGATACGAAAACCAAGATTTACACGATGGACATTGACGGGTCAAACAAAAAGAGTTTTGACATTAAGGGAGGTAACGTAGCAAATTATCAATGGCTTGATTCAGAAAGGATTGTTTATGATGCTGAAAATGGCAATGAATATAATATAGGCATACTTGATGTGACATCGGGAAACAGCAAAATACTGACTAACAAGAATTCTTCTATGCATCCTCATTCATACATAAAATAATAGTTAATGAAGGTAATTGAACATTTAGAAAAAGCAAAGAATCCGTTAATAAGTTATGAGATAATTCCACCTCTTAGAGGAGGGGACATTAACTCATTGTTTGAAACCCTTGAAGGATTAATTAGTCTGGATCCGCCATTTATAGATGTAACATCTCATTCTGCGGAAGTCCAGTATGAAGAGACTCCATCCGGCGAAATAAGAAAGAAAGTAAAGAGAAAACGACCGGGAACAATTGGTATCAGCGTAGCAATAAAGAATAAATTTAATATCGATACCGTACCTCATATACTTTGCAGCGGGTTTACCAAAGAGGAGACAGAAGATGCACTTATTGAACTGAATTATCTCGGCATTGAGAATGTACTTGCCATTCAGGGAGATGACAAAGGTTTCAAGAAACCTGTTCCTAAAGGAAAGACCACCAATAACTACGCAGTTGATCTCGTTGCTCAGATAACCGACATGAATAAAGGACATTATCTTGAAGCTGACCTTCTTGATGCTTCTCCAACAGATTTCTGCATAGGTATTGCGGGATATCCTGAGAAACATTTTGAGTCTCCGAATTTAATAGCCGATATTGAGATTGTCAGGTCAAAAATTAAAGCAGGAGCAAATTACATTGTCACTCAGATGTTTTATGATAATAAACATTATTTTAACTATGTAGATTTGTGCCGAAAGGAAAATTTTAATATTCCGGTAATTCCCGGTTTGAAAATAATAACAACAAAGAAACACCTTACAAGCCTTCCGAGAGACTTTTATATTGATATCCCTGAAGATCTTTACAAGGAAATAATGGAAGCTGATGATAAACATGTGATAGATGTTGGTGTAGAATGGGCATGTAAGCAGGTAGAAGAACTGTTAAATTCAAAAGTACCGGCAGTTCACTTCTATATTTTACAGAACAGCAAGCCTATCCAGATGCTGTTTAAAAAACTAAAACTGTAATATTTAGTATATTGATTGTTTTTTCGCTTATGACTATATTAATACATGAATGAGGAAGTTCATATTAAAGTTTTTCATAGTTTAATTGTTTAAGTTAAAAAGTGTATCTCTCAAGGGTACACTTTTTTTAATATACCTCGATGAATAAAATTTTCAGTTACTTTAAGAAGAACGAAATAAGAAAACTTACCCCTGTACTCAATGAATACATAAGCAGGAAAAAAGTCGTGACTTTTGTCCCGCTGAAGTACGTTGACAAACTTACTTTCGATATGTCCTCAGCAGGTGCAGGTATAATCGGAAACTACACAGTTTGTTCTTTCAGAATGAAAGGAGTTGGTACATTCTTGCCGGGAAAATCTTCAAAACCGGTTATCGGGAAAATAGGTAAACTGGCTTTTGAGGAGGAGGTCAGGCTTGAAATGGAATGCGGGAATGAATCACTCGAATCAGTTATTGATGCTTTACTGAATAGCCATCCTTATGATGAACCGGCATATGAGATTTATGATTTTAGAAAAAGAGCGAATAAACATATTGCTGTAAGGTGTGATTTAAAGAAAAAGATGACGCTGGAAGAATTGATTTACAGGTTTAACAATAAAGTGGTAATTGAAGACGGGTTTATGGGAGTTAAGTTTTCAAGAATATTATTCCTGGACAACATCAAAATTGAAGATATAGCAGACCACTTAAAATTTGTTAAAGCTGAGGTAGCAGTAACAATAGGAAAAAAGCAAAATAATATAAGCATAATTTAAAATGGACGAAACAAACGAAATCACTGAAAGCGAAAACAGCACTTCTGTTAATGAGAATGCAGAGCAAGAGGAACAGGAGGCTAAGATACTTGAATACGGAGAGGAGAACACGACAAAAAATAAGAAGAATTATACTGACGTTTTACTCTCGCTCTATGAACTGACCAAAATTGATGAAGAACTTGCTGAAATTGAAGATGAGAAAGGAGACCTTCCGTACAGGATAGAAAGCCTTAAGGAAAAGATTGCCGTTATTGATGAGCATATGTCAGAAGACAAAACCAAGCTTAAGAATTTTGAATCAGAGGAAAAAGCACTTACTAAGGAGAATAAAAACCTTGAAGATAAAGTAACAAAATACGACGAGTCAAAATACAAAGCTAAGAGTAACAAGGAATACGATGATATAACGAAACAGATTGACGCAATGATGGAAACAATTGAAAAGAACGAGACGAGATTAAAGGAACTTAAAGCATATCAGGAAAATCTGGTTAAAGGAATCCTCGAAATGTCAAGGAGTAATGACGAGTTAAAGAGCGAACTGAAGGAAGACGTCTCCCATCTTAATTCTTTAAACAAGCAGTATGAAGATGAGGAAATAGAGCTAAATGAGAAGAGAAAAGTGATTCTTGATAAACTTTCATATGAGCACAAGTTACTATACGAAAGAATTAACGGCTCATTAAAAGGAGAAGCTACAGCGATTGTAAGAAAAGGCAATTGCAGCGGTTGCTATAACTCAGTACCACCTCAAAGGGAAATTGAGATAAGAATAGCAGAAAAGATTTTCCTTTGTCAATCATGCGGTAGAATTATGATTGATGAAAAACTCATTGAAAATATACAGTAATTTATTATATTAGAACTAACTGTCCTGTAAGGCAATCGCGCTTGGGGGTAACCCCGGTGAGGAAAGTCCGGACTCCATAGAAGCAGGGATGCCGGGATAATGCCCCGGAATCAAGAAACGCAAGTTTTTTGATTAGAAAGTGTCACAGAAAAGAATACCGCTTCGGTTCGCCGGAGTAAGGGTGAAAAGGCAGGGTAAGAGCCTACCATTTAAAGAGCAATCTTTAAGATTGATAAACCTCATCCGGAGCAAGTCCGCGTATAGAAAGTAGAAGTTCTGCTTACTTCATATACTTTCGGGGTAGGATGCAAAGAGTCAAGGAAGTAATTCCCTGACCAAGATAAATGATTGCCGCTCGCAAAAGGGAACAAAATCCGGCTTATCACAAGACAGTTAGTTTTTATTTACTCATCTCAAGCATTCTCTGAATCGGTATCAACGCCTTCCTCTGTATTTCAGAATCCAGAACAATCTCAGGAGTTTTATCCTTCATGCACAAATACAGCTTCTCGAGTGTATTAAGTTTCATGTAAGGGCATTCATTGCATGCGCAATTTGCTTCGGGAGGAGCAATTATAAATTTCTTATCAGGACAGTTTTTTTCCATCTGGTGAATGATTCCCGGTTCTGTGGCAACTATAAATTCTTTAGCACTATCTTTCTGAACAAACTGCAGGAGTGCACTCGTCGAGCCGACGAAATCAGAATTAGCAAGTATCTTTTCTTCGCATTCAGGATGCGCTATTAGTTTAGCATTTGGGTGTTCAAGTTTTAACATAAGAATTTTCTTTTCGCTGAATGTTTCATGTACAATGCAAGCACCCTGCCATAGGACCATATCGCGGCCTGTCTTTTTTATCAAGTATTTACCGAGGTTCTTATCAGGAG of the Ignavibacteria bacterium genome contains:
- a CDS encoding penicillin acylase family protein, whose amino-acid sequence is MYYKDNKILYNIIGAVLVIIVVSVTLYYQFNKLTQRSFYDETGKKSVIGLTNSSEIVFDSYGVPHITCSNEDDLFFSLGYMHAQDRLWQMDLIRRIAEGRLSEIFGMDVLEYDKLFRTIGISRFAYTLYEGISPKSKQILSSYSKGVNEFISQNNRKLPLEFDILNYKPEEWKPEHSLMVIRMMGWQLNLSWMTEYMFGEITNKYGFEKAKDFFPNYPEDGPFIIKGEKKNSGSLNSNGFGKSNFALLGRGFFESVISYRNYFGLLGTQIGSNSWVVNGVKTEGGKPILANDPHLVLQAPSNWYEVVLKNQGDNTFVCGFSIPGAPGVAIGSNGEISWGITNLMNDDSDFMILKRDSVYTNKYRLNNTLYNIDSTEEYIKIKDIKDEVPLTIYNTIAGPVVSKLEKVQFTGESNFKTNDKEILTLRWTGYELSDEINAFYDVYHSRNWKEFKSSLSGFGLPASNFTYADVNGNIGYQAAGKVPIRENDYVLNGSVPNLGEMEWKGFINQEDLPSVYNPQENFIVTANNKAEKDLKIYISNLYEPQYRAKRIEEVLKSKQSMNSQDFILLQNDVVSLQAKEYFGYVLDAYKDSSKVTTEEMKILNMIKKWDYNLNKLSGLATLFAEFELQLYIELYKYKLGEKLFFDYIYLNNIPIRNTSKLLKENSSWIIGDPKDSTKKEPRDVLIKKVFKAAISKCVERFGSSEPETWEWGEVHQVIIRHPMGSVPALGKTLNIGPIEVNGTGTTVNNTQYSFQKAIQKQEFECFVGASTRFVFDFNEPKYYYSVLPSGQSGQPEHRNYANQTKLWSNAEYKKVYLDSEELKRSSEDVKVLILTP
- a CDS encoding methylenetetrahydrofolate reductase, which translates into the protein MKVIEHLEKAKNPLISYEIIPPLRGGDINSLFETLEGLISLDPPFIDVTSHSAEVQYEETPSGEIRKKVKRKRPGTIGISVAIKNKFNIDTVPHILCSGFTKEETEDALIELNYLGIENVLAIQGDDKGFKKPVPKGKTTNNYAVDLVAQITDMNKGHYLEADLLDASPTDFCIGIAGYPEKHFESPNLIADIEIVRSKIKAGANYIVTQMFYDNKHYFNYVDLCRKENFNIPVIPGLKIITTKKHLTSLPRDFYIDIPEDLYKEIMEADDKHVIDVGVEWACKQVEELLNSKVPAVHFYILQNSKPIQMLFKKLKL
- a CDS encoding C4-type zinc ribbon domain-containing protein; its protein translation is MDETNEITESENSTSVNENAEQEEQEAKILEYGEENTTKNKKNYTDVLLSLYELTKIDEELAEIEDEKGDLPYRIESLKEKIAVIDEHMSEDKTKLKNFESEEKALTKENKNLEDKVTKYDESKYKAKSNKEYDDITKQIDAMMETIEKNETRLKELKAYQENLVKGILEMSRSNDELKSELKEDVSHLNSLNKQYEDEEIELNEKRKVILDKLSYEHKLLYERINGSLKGEATAIVRKGNCSGCYNSVPPQREIEIRIAEKIFLCQSCGRIMIDEKLIENIQ
- the rsmA gene encoding 16S rRNA (adenine(1518)-N(6)/adenine(1519)-N(6))-dimethyltransferase RsmA; this translates as MLSSKSKYEKYKPKKRFGQNFLVDDNIARKIVKSLEIKEEDTVIEIGPGQGALTKHLTKETKRFIAVEIDTKVSEELKNKGYNVAVKDFLQFDFEEDIPRELRGSDIKVIGNIPYNITSGILFKLLDSKVKINSCVIMIQREVAERLVANVNTKQYGILAVQFQAMAKVKQLFNVPPTAFFPKPDVTSSVIRITFSESENRIDNINVFKEFVRSAFSKRRKTLKNSLNDFFEKYSLNINDYDFDFSRRAESLTVREFIDLSNITAQKINLG
- the mfd gene encoding transcription-repair coupling factor — protein: MIDKIRKLVNDSMLFKDSINSTDRERFVTGLSSSLLSFFISYLQKEQYQKVIFISSYIDKIYKIKGDIDTIADTDNVSIYSKDKNTESEEHTRTLNFLSNSNDFIVLVHTDSLPKKLIGKSKYKESLLTLKKNDEFLFEELTQKLEEYKFVKRDFVDEVGDYSVRGGIIDLFPEHYDSPIRLEFFGENIESIREFDIRSQRSLKELNEVTIGINLSFRDESNEDENGEYSIADYIAEDTIILVDERDTITDEDFWDKIKRNKKIYISAFRTDASHDFGGRVQPDFNSNVKLLFNNLQENISKGYTVFLLSSDIHQSDRLKSLIFDAEEDYLIEEKIQEKVSDKIIFCDESLQEGFIYPSEKLIVYTEHQIFGRYFRQTKKRKRRFRGMTFDEVKELKLGDYVVHRDFGVGVYSGLRKIKVGNNQQEVAKLSYAGGDVIFLNLNYVNLINKYSAGEGVSPKLTRLGGGEWLKVKENAKKKVKDIARDLILLYAKRKSATGHSFSPDSHWQRELEASFMYEDTPDQFSATEDVKNDMMNVNPMDRLVCGDVGFGKTEVAVRAAFKSVLDNKQVAVLVPTTILAVQHYNTFRDRLNAFAVEVQVISRMQKRKEQKEILENLAEGKVNILIGTHRILSKDIKFKDLGLLIIDEEQRFGVKAKEKLRALQPNIDTLTLTATPIPRTLNFSLLGARDLSVINTPPKNRKPIITEIISFKWSMIADIIKKEIERGGQVYFVNDKISELYDYADKLKEYIPYAKCGIAHGQMDGVELEDVVVDFIEKKLNVLFCTKIIESGLDIPNVNTIIINNANMYGLSELYQLRGRVGRSDTQAYAYFISPPAGKLTKTAIRRLQAIEEYTELGSGFNLAMRDMEIRGVGNLLGKDQSGFVHQMGFEMFIDIIDEAVSELKENEFKEIFKEEESLKKISDKIKKREEYVPAVIENDFNALIPEDYVENDTERLNIYKRLYEVKNKSELKVIEEELKDRFGGYSYEVGNLLRVIEIKIRATEIGLEKINISGDEMLLYFPEEKGHRIFTSDFFDNLIKKLSAAKSNKFNFVNNKKRLIVQVNLNSKEEDERIEEIRKLIDELLLGSAVF
- the nadA gene encoding quinolinate synthase NadA is translated as MILPGNKAAKSKEFYIREIIKLKKELNAVLLAHYYQEGDIQDIADHIGDSLQLAQAAEKTDADVIVFAGVHFMAETAKILNPEKLVLLPDLAAGCSLAEGCPADLLQKFKEKHKDHIIISYINCSAEVKAMSDIICTSSNAEKIVKQIPESQKIIFAPDKNLGKYLIKKTGRDMVLWQGACIVHETFSEKKILMLKLEHPNAKLIAHPECEEKILANSDFVGSTSALLQFVQKDSAKEFIVATEPGIIHQMEKNCPDKKFIIAPPEANCACNECPYMKLNTLEKLYLCMKDKTPEIVLDSEIQRKALIPIQRMLEMSK